Proteins found in one Massilia sp. H6 genomic segment:
- a CDS encoding 1-acyl-sn-glycerol-3-phosphate acyltransferase has product MKLRLALRLARLAVHLVAGLATCAVVFPLASNALRARLTRRWSRKLVGICRVSVEAAPGAPVLEHALVVANHVSWLDIFVINALYPCRFVAKAEIRAWPVLGWLAHAAGTVFIARGNRRELRHIFKGIVAVLAQGQRVAFFPEGTTSHQGEVLPFHANLFEAAIDAKVAVQPYALAYLDAGGGHHPSVDYSGDISFVDSMFRILEGEPVRARLQALAPIEGVGAHRRELAQAAHDAVAGALRG; this is encoded by the coding sequence GTGAAGCTGCGCCTGGCATTGCGCCTTGCGCGCCTCGCGGTCCACCTGGTGGCCGGCCTGGCCACCTGCGCCGTCGTGTTCCCGCTGGCGTCGAACGCGTTGCGCGCGCGCCTGACGCGGCGCTGGTCGCGCAAGCTGGTCGGCATCTGCCGGGTCAGCGTGGAAGCCGCGCCCGGCGCGCCGGTGCTCGAGCATGCGCTGGTGGTGGCCAACCACGTCTCCTGGCTCGACATCTTCGTGATCAACGCCCTGTACCCGTGCCGTTTCGTGGCCAAGGCCGAGATCCGCGCCTGGCCGGTGCTGGGCTGGCTGGCGCACGCTGCTGGCACGGTGTTCATCGCGCGCGGCAACCGACGCGAGCTGCGCCATATCTTCAAGGGCATCGTCGCGGTGCTGGCGCAGGGCCAGCGCGTGGCCTTCTTCCCCGAAGGGACGACCTCGCATCAGGGTGAGGTGCTGCCTTTCCACGCCAACCTGTTCGAGGCCGCCATCGATGCCAAGGTGGCGGTGCAGCCGTATGCGCTGGCCTATCTCGACGCTGGCGGCGGCCATCACCCGTCGGTCGACTATAGCGGCGATATCAGTTTTGTCGACAGTATGTTCCGGATCCTGGAGGGCGAGCCGGTGCGGGCGCGGCTGCAGGCGCTGGCTCCCATCGAAGGCGTGGGTGCGCACCGGCGCGAACTGGCGCAGGCCGCGCACGACGCCGTGGCAGGGGCCTTGCGAGGCTAA
- a CDS encoding dihydroorotase, giving the protein MKHHIKNGRVIDPANGIDKVQDVYIAGGVIAAIGTAPDGFVADNTIDASGLVVAPGLVDLSARLREPGYEYKATLESEMQAAMQGGVTTLVCPPDTDPVLDEPGLVEMLKHRARILDQANVHPLGALTMGLKGQALTEMAELTEAGCIGFSQAEVPVLDTNVLLRAMQYAKTFGFTVWLRPQDAHIGRGGVAHSGPLASRLGLSGVPTMSETIALHTIFELMRASGARVHLCRMSSSEGLALVRAAKKEGLPVSCDVGVHHLHLTDADIGFFDPNARFNPPLRSQRDREAIRSGLLDGTVDAICSDHTPVDDDEKLLPFGEASPGATGLELLLSLSLKWAEDQHGGDALVQAISKITHEAARIAGLPAGTLSVGAAADLVLFDPDARWKVERKALASQGKHTPFLGYELAGQVRATIVRGRVAYQR; this is encoded by the coding sequence ATGAAACACCATATCAAGAACGGGCGCGTGATCGACCCGGCAAACGGCATCGACAAGGTACAGGACGTGTACATCGCCGGCGGCGTGATTGCCGCCATCGGCACCGCCCCGGACGGCTTCGTGGCCGACAACACCATCGACGCCAGCGGCCTGGTGGTCGCGCCGGGGCTGGTCGACCTGTCGGCGCGCCTGCGCGAGCCGGGCTACGAGTACAAGGCGACGCTCGAATCTGAAATGCAGGCGGCGATGCAGGGCGGCGTGACTACCCTGGTGTGCCCGCCGGACACCGACCCGGTACTGGACGAGCCGGGCCTGGTAGAGATGCTCAAGCACCGCGCGCGCATTCTCGACCAGGCCAATGTGCACCCGCTGGGCGCACTGACCATGGGCCTGAAGGGCCAGGCGCTCACCGAGATGGCCGAGCTGACCGAGGCCGGCTGCATCGGCTTTTCGCAGGCCGAAGTGCCGGTGCTCGACACCAACGTGCTGCTGCGTGCGATGCAGTATGCGAAAACCTTCGGTTTCACCGTGTGGCTGCGTCCCCAGGATGCCCATATCGGCCGTGGCGGCGTGGCCCACAGCGGGCCGCTGGCTTCGCGCCTGGGCCTGTCCGGCGTGCCGACCATGTCCGAGACCATCGCGCTGCACACCATTTTCGAACTCATGCGCGCCAGCGGCGCCCGCGTGCACCTGTGCCGCATGTCGTCGAGCGAAGGCCTGGCGCTGGTCAGGGCGGCCAAGAAAGAAGGCTTGCCGGTCAGCTGCGACGTCGGCGTGCATCACCTGCACCTGACCGATGCCGACATCGGCTTCTTCGATCCCAACGCGCGCTTCAATCCGCCGCTGCGCAGCCAGCGCGACCGTGAAGCGATCCGCAGCGGCCTGCTCGATGGCACCGTCGATGCGATCTGCTCGGACCACACCCCGGTCGACGACGACGAGAAACTGCTGCCTTTCGGCGAAGCTTCGCCCGGCGCCACCGGCCTGGAACTGCTGCTATCGCTGAGCCTGAAGTGGGCCGAGGACCAGCACGGCGGCGATGCGCTGGTGCAGGCGATCTCCAAGATCACGCATGAGGCGGCGCGCATTGCCGGCCTGCCCGCCGGCACGCTCTCGGTCGGCGCGGCGGCCGACCTGGTGCTGTTCGACCCGGACGCGCGCTGGAAGGTCGAGCGCAAGGCGCTCGCCAGCCAGGGCAAGCACACGCCTTTCCTGGGCTACGAGCTGGCCGGGCAGGTACGTGCGACCATCGTGCGCGGCCGCGTTGCTTACCAGCGCTGA
- a CDS encoding aspartate carbamoyltransferase catalytic subunit encodes MPKLLQNNPQLNKNGELQHLLSIEGLPKSIVNHILDTASSFVGISDREVKKVPLMRGKSVFNLFFENSTRTRTTFEIAAKRLSADVINLNIQASSASKGESLLDTIDNLSAMHADMFVVRHAQSGAPYLIAKHLIESGQSHVHVVNAGDGRHAHPTQGLLDMYTIRHYKKDFTNLRVAIVGDILHSRVARSDIHALTTLGVPEVRAIGPHTLLPGGLEQMGVRTFTDMNEGLKDVDVIIMLRLQSERMSGALLPSAQEYFKSYGLTPERLALARPDAIVMHPGPMNRGVEIDSAVADGGQAVILPQVTFGIAVRMAVMSILAGGRT; translated from the coding sequence ATGCCGAAACTACTGCAAAATAATCCACAGCTGAACAAGAACGGCGAGCTGCAGCACCTGCTCAGCATCGAAGGCCTGCCCAAGTCCATCGTGAACCACATCCTCGACACCGCGTCGAGCTTCGTGGGCATCTCCGACCGCGAGGTCAAGAAGGTGCCGCTCATGCGCGGCAAGAGCGTGTTCAATCTGTTCTTCGAGAACAGTACCCGCACCCGCACTACCTTCGAGATCGCGGCCAAGCGCCTGTCGGCCGACGTCATCAACCTGAACATCCAGGCGTCGTCGGCCAGCAAGGGCGAGTCGCTGCTCGATACCATCGACAACCTGTCGGCCATGCACGCCGACATGTTCGTGGTGCGCCATGCGCAGTCGGGCGCGCCCTACCTGATCGCCAAGCACCTGATCGAGAGCGGGCAGTCGCACGTGCACGTGGTCAATGCCGGCGACGGCCGGCACGCGCACCCGACCCAGGGCCTGCTCGACATGTACACGATTCGCCACTACAAGAAAGACTTCACCAACCTGCGGGTGGCGATCGTCGGCGACATTCTTCACAGCCGCGTGGCGCGTTCGGACATCCACGCGCTGACCACGCTGGGCGTGCCCGAAGTGCGCGCCATCGGCCCGCACACGCTGCTCCCTGGCGGCCTGGAACAAATGGGCGTGCGCACCTTCACCGACATGAACGAAGGGCTGAAGGACGTCGACGTGATCATCATGCTGCGCCTGCAGAGCGAGCGCATGAGTGGCGCGCTGCTGCCCTCGGCACAGGAATACTTCAAGAGCTACGGCCTGACCCCGGAGCGCCTGGCGCTGGCCCGGCCGGACGCGATCGTGATGCACCCCGGGCCGATGAACCGCGGTGTCGAGATCGACTCGGCGGTGGCGGACGGCGGCCAGGCGGTGATCCTGCCGCAGGTGACCTTCGGGATCGCGGTACGGATGGCGGTCATGAGCATTTTGGCGGGAGGCAGGACTTGA
- the pyrR gene encoding bifunctional pyr operon transcriptional regulator/uracil phosphoribosyltransferase PyrR — protein sequence MPTPKLEYDAESLYRELLAQVRAGLAGVPDPAIVGIHSGGAWLAERLARDLDLLGRFGTIDVSFYRDDYAKKGLHPDVKPTHIRFAVDGATIVLVDDVLETGRTVRAAVNVLFDYGRPACIRLAALADRGGRELPVAADYVGVRTTLPSHQSLCLQRGDAGQLALTIEEDPAPTTSHAETTAK from the coding sequence ATGCCAACACCTAAACTGGAGTATGACGCGGAAAGCCTGTACCGCGAGCTGCTGGCCCAGGTCCGCGCCGGCCTGGCCGGCGTGCCGGACCCCGCCATCGTGGGCATCCACTCGGGCGGAGCCTGGCTGGCCGAACGGCTGGCGCGCGACCTCGACCTGCTGGGCCGCTTCGGCACCATCGACGTCTCGTTCTATCGCGACGATTATGCGAAAAAAGGCCTGCACCCGGACGTCAAGCCGACCCACATCCGCTTCGCGGTCGATGGCGCCACCATCGTGCTGGTGGACGATGTGCTGGAGACCGGCCGCACCGTGCGCGCCGCGGTCAACGTGCTGTTCGACTACGGACGCCCGGCCTGCATCCGGCTGGCGGCGCTGGCCGACCGCGGCGGGCGCGAGCTGCCGGTGGCTGCCGACTATGTCGGCGTACGCACCACGCTGCCCTCGCACCAGTCGCTGTGCCTGCAGCGCGGCGATGCCGGCCAGCTCGCGCTGACCATTGAAGAAGATCCTGCCCCAACCACGAGCCATGCCGAAACTACTGCAAAATAA
- the ruvX gene encoding Holliday junction resolvase RuvX: protein MVDIVFGFDFGVKRIGIATGNTLTGQAQPLTVIKAIDNTTRFQVIGELIDEWKPARLIVGEPRHPDGAEHDMTLRARRFANQLHGRFSLPVDLVDERYSSVVIAHKRGELIDAKAAAIILQQYFDEHANT from the coding sequence ATGGTGGACATCGTATTCGGTTTTGACTTCGGGGTGAAGCGCATTGGCATCGCCACCGGCAACACCCTGACTGGACAGGCGCAACCGTTGACGGTCATCAAGGCCATCGACAACACCACCCGTTTCCAGGTCATCGGCGAGCTTATCGACGAATGGAAGCCGGCCCGCCTGATCGTGGGCGAGCCGCGCCATCCCGATGGCGCCGAGCACGACATGACCCTGCGTGCGCGGCGCTTCGCCAACCAGCTCCACGGCCGCTTCAGCCTGCCAGTCGACCTGGTCGACGAGCGCTATTCCTCGGTTGTCATCGCGCACAAGCGCGGCGAGCTTATCGACGCCAAGGCGGCCGCCATCATCTTGCAACAATACTTTGACGAACATGCCAACACCTAA
- a CDS encoding YqgE/AlgH family protein → MKKSKVGKTLPMPGMPPEDDTLGNIGPVSSGLNLANHFLIAMPSIQDPIFGGTVVYVCEHNEKGVLGVVINKPTDMTMEVLFDRVDLKLGAGLRSSVVDEPIMFGGPVQDDRGFVLHSPGGRYSSSLTVTDDVAFTTSIDVLEAVANGAGPARMLVSIGYSGWSPGQLEEELSRNGWLTVAADAHVLFDLPIEERYTAAIKLLGIDPLMLATEAGHA, encoded by the coding sequence ATGAAAAAAAGCAAAGTTGGCAAGACTCTACCGATGCCCGGCATGCCACCGGAAGACGATACGCTGGGGAACATCGGCCCCGTTTCTTCCGGCCTCAACCTCGCCAACCATTTCCTGATCGCGATGCCATCGATCCAGGATCCGATTTTCGGCGGCACGGTAGTCTATGTCTGCGAGCACAACGAAAAAGGCGTGCTCGGCGTGGTCATCAACAAGCCGACCGACATGACAATGGAAGTGCTGTTCGACCGGGTCGACCTGAAGCTCGGCGCAGGCCTGCGCTCCTCGGTGGTGGACGAGCCGATCATGTTTGGCGGCCCGGTCCAGGACGACCGCGGCTTCGTGTTGCACTCGCCCGGCGGCCGCTATTCGTCCTCGCTCACCGTGACCGACGACGTCGCTTTCACGACCTCGATCGACGTGCTCGAGGCCGTTGCCAACGGCGCCGGTCCGGCCCGCATGCTGGTATCGATCGGTTATTCGGGCTGGAGCCCTGGCCAGCTCGAAGAAGAACTTTCCCGCAACGGCTGGCTCACGGTCGCCGCCGATGCCCACGTCCTGTTCGACCTGCCGATCGAAGAGCGCTATACCGCCGCCATCAAACTGCTGGGAATCGATCCACTCATGCTTGCAACCGAAGCCGGCCATGCATAA
- a CDS encoding deoxyribodipyrimidine photo-lyase, translated as MNTSNSLVWFRRDLRAFDHAALHRALTSSGCVYCVFVYDSDILDALPRDDRRVRFIHASLASLDTELRQLGGYLIVRQGRPLEVIPALAAQLQVDAVHVCTDYEPEAVDRDARVAALLEADNRKFHSSKDQVIFEQHEVLTLAKGPFSVFTPYKNAWLKRLAAMPETLASYPVEPYAHAFAAPTAPPALPSLEQLGFEPGEPPLPAGMEGAQALFERFVEHIADYGRARDFPSEDGTSRLSIHLRFGTTSIRHLVRSAQQMALSGAGGEGSRVWLSELIWRDFYSMILARNPHVVTRSFKPAYDALAWETGAQADAMFKAWCEGRTGYPLVDAAMAQLNQSGFMHNRLRMVSASFLTKDLGIDWRRGERYFALKLNDYELASNNGGWQWAASTGCDAQPWFRIFNPVSQSTRFDAHGDFIREWVPALERLGAKEIHAPWLVDAGVLAAKGVVLGRDYPLPVVEHDVARKRTLERFSVVKKLAG; from the coding sequence ATGAATACGAGCAACTCCTTGGTGTGGTTCCGGCGCGATTTGCGCGCATTCGACCATGCAGCCCTGCATCGGGCCTTGACCTCGTCCGGGTGTGTGTATTGCGTTTTCGTGTACGACAGCGATATCCTCGATGCGCTGCCCCGTGACGACCGGCGCGTGCGGTTCATTCATGCCAGCCTGGCCAGCCTCGACACCGAGCTGCGCCAGCTCGGTGGCTATCTGATCGTGCGGCAAGGCCGCCCGCTGGAGGTGATTCCCGCGCTCGCCGCCCAATTGCAGGTCGACGCGGTCCATGTCTGCACCGATTATGAACCCGAGGCGGTCGATCGCGACGCACGCGTGGCAGCCCTGTTGGAAGCTGATAACAGGAAATTTCACAGCTCTAAGGACCAGGTGATTTTCGAACAGCACGAAGTGCTGACCCTGGCAAAAGGCCCGTTCTCGGTGTTCACGCCCTACAAGAACGCCTGGCTCAAGCGCCTGGCCGCCATGCCGGAAACACTGGCAAGCTACCCGGTCGAGCCCTACGCGCACGCCTTTGCGGCGCCCACGGCGCCACCTGCCCTGCCTTCGCTCGAGCAGCTCGGATTCGAACCGGGCGAGCCGCCGCTGCCGGCCGGGATGGAAGGGGCGCAAGCGCTGTTCGAGCGCTTTGTGGAGCACATCGCCGACTACGGCCGCGCGCGCGATTTTCCGTCCGAAGATGGCACTTCGAGACTGTCGATCCACCTGCGCTTTGGCACCACCTCGATCCGCCACCTGGTGCGCAGCGCGCAGCAGATGGCGCTGAGCGGCGCTGGCGGGGAAGGTAGCCGGGTCTGGTTGTCGGAACTGATCTGGCGCGATTTCTATTCGATGATCCTGGCGCGCAATCCGCACGTGGTCACGCGTTCGTTCAAGCCGGCCTACGATGCGCTGGCATGGGAAACAGGCGCGCAGGCCGATGCCATGTTCAAGGCCTGGTGCGAAGGCCGCACCGGCTATCCGCTGGTGGATGCGGCGATGGCGCAGCTGAACCAGAGCGGCTTCATGCACAACCGCCTGCGCATGGTGAGCGCCAGTTTTCTCACCAAGGACCTGGGCATCGACTGGCGCCGCGGCGAGCGCTATTTCGCCCTCAAGCTCAACGATTACGAGCTGGCCTCGAACAACGGCGGCTGGCAGTGGGCGGCATCGACCGGATGCGACGCGCAGCCGTGGTTCCGGATCTTCAACCCGGTGTCGCAATCGACCCGGTTCGATGCGCACGGCGACTTTATCCGGGAGTGGGTACCGGCGCTGGAGCGGCTGGGCGCAAAGGAGATTCACGCGCCGTGGCTGGTCGATGCCGGGGTGCTGGCAGCCAAAGGCGTGGTGCTGGGGCGCGACTATCCGTTGCCGGTGGTCGAGCACGACGTGGCGCGCAAGCGCACGCTCGAGCGGTTCTCGGTGGTCAAGAAGCTGGCCGGCTGA